Proteins co-encoded in one Xiphophorus hellerii strain 12219 chromosome 10, Xiphophorus_hellerii-4.1, whole genome shotgun sequence genomic window:
- the LOC116727543 gene encoding uncharacterized protein LOC116727543, protein MPFQVNFDNYEAVLSFVLVNNNHWKLLYINAEARTVFLIDPAQVSSELVDSQKAAKRIQEYFKMRRTCHGKTGWVGIQWKGGTMRHPIQQDGSSCGVIVVKMAKALMEAFPLMPDVDFDTTKKAMKSERRTLALQILDASVFDDHCWCAMCAAYKAPGSGPGMTDWIQCDNCDRWYHALCINMKSTEFQKKKTGSWKCVLCS, encoded by the exons atgccatTTCAGGTAAACTTTGACAACTATGAAGCAGTTCTGTCATTTGTCCTTGTGAACAACAATCACTGGAAGTTGctg TACATCAATGCAGAAGCCAGAACTGTATTCCTAATAGATCCTGCACAAGTATCATCTGAGCTTGTGGACTCCCAAAAGGCAGCTAAAagaataca AGAATACTTCAAAATGAGAAGGACATGCCATGGAAAAACAGGCTGGGTTGGGATCCAATGGAAAGGGGGGACAATGCGCCACCCTATTCAACAAGACGGAAGCAGCTGTGGAGTTATTGTAGTCAAA atggcAAAAGCACTGATGGAAGCCTTCCCTCTGATGCCAGATGTAGATTTTGacacaacaaaaaaggcaatgaaaagtgaaagaagaacTCTCGCTCTTCAAATCCTTGATGCATCAG TATTTGATGACCACTGTTGGTGTGCGATGTGCGCTGCATACAAAGCCCCGGGGTCTGGCCCTGGAATGACAGACTGG atCCAGTGTGACAACTGTGACCGATGGTACCATGCCCTGTGCATAAATATGAAGAGCacagaatttcaaaagaaaaaaacaggcagttggaaatgtgtattgtgtagttaa